GCTCAACGTTATTGATCTCCAAGACATCGCTAGCGCCGATGGAGATTTAGTAGATATCTCCATTAAAGCTAACTTCAAATCACTAGGTGCAAAATTTGGTGGCGCAGTCCAAGAGATTGCTAAGGCAATTGCGGCCAGTGATGCAACTGCCCTTGTGAAAACTCTGCGTTCCTCTGGCACAACCCAGCTAGGTAGTTGGGAAATCGCTCTGGACGATCTGGTTATTACAGAAGTTCCAAAGTCCGGCTGGATGGTGGCCTCTCATGAGGGTGAAAGCGTGGCACTTGATCTAGAGCTCACCCCAGCACTTATTGCTGCTGGGCATGTGCGCGAAGTTATTCGCTTTATTCAAGAGCGCAGAAAGAGTGATGGTTTTGAAATCTCAGATCGCATTAATGTGAAGTTCAATGCAACTGCCCAAATTGCTGCAGCCATTGCCAGCGATGAAGCTCATATTAAGGATGAAGTACTAGCACTCTCCATGGTTCAAGACTCTTCACTTACAGTTGAAGATAATGAACTTGGTATTGCAGTCACACTTACTAAAGCGAGCGAACTAACCCCATAAGTAATTGCACTCCGAAGAAGAGAACAATAAAAGATAAATCTAGGCTCACTGCTCCAAGGCGAAGTGGCGGGATGTAGCGTCCGACAAATGCCATTGGCTTATCTGTGATGCTATAAACAAGTTCCACTAGCAGCAGACCAATACCTTTAGGTCGCCAGTTGCGTGCAAACATACGGACATAATCCAGGATTAAACGAGCTAGTAAAGCAAAGAGAAATAACTGCAGGACGTTAGCAAGTAACGCTCCGATACTCACTGAGATCAGCTCTGATTAAAGAAGCTTGCTTGAGCTGCAGCTGACTTGTCTTCAACATCGATTGAAACATTAGCTGGAGACAAAAGGAAAACCTTCTTTGTCACTCGCTCAATTGTTCCGTGCAAACCAAATGCAAGTCCACTTGCAAAGTCAACTAAGCGCTTGTGCTCTGACTCATCCATGTCTGTCAAATTAATGATGACTGGATTGCCTAAACGAAAGTGCTCACCGATTGTGCGGGCCTCGTTATAAAAACGTGGGTGCAATGTGACGATGCGATCTAGGACTGGTAAATCTAATTGCGGTGCAACTTCTACAGAAGAGGTTGTCACAACTGAAGAGACCGGACGTGGTGAGCGCGGTTTGATTCGCACATCACTTGATGTCGTTGCTGGAGCAGTTGAAGTTGCAATTGGTGTATCGAATTCTGGGTCGTCCATCAAACCTAAGTAGTTCGCGACGCGCTTGAGTGCATTAGCCATAGGTAAACGGTACCTGTAGCCCTAGCGCGAACCCAGGATTTGGATACCTATCCGAATATGTGTCGCACCATGGGCAATGGCCTCTTTAAAGTCCCCACTCATGCCAGCAGATAATTTATTTGCCTTTGGAAAATCGGCCATAAAAGCCTTATGTATCGCTGATAATTTTGAAAATGCAGTTGCAGGATCAACACCTAAAGGAGCAACGGCCATCAGACCTTGAAGTCTGTGGGTCGGCGATTTCTCTATCTCCTTGGCCAGTTCATAGAGCTTTTGCTCACTTACTCCCCCGCGCCCCTCTGAACCATCCAGTGAAACCTGACAGAAGATATCGAGAGCATGCGCAGCGCTTTTCTCAATCACTTCAAAATGTCGAATCTCATCCAAAGAATGAATCACATTGGCCCAAGAAGTAATTGATTTCAACTTATTACTCTGTATCTGGCCTTGAAAATGCCACGTTCCCGAGATTGCAACCGCCTTTGGCGCTGCATCTGAATCTCTATTTTCACCAAAATCACTCACACCTAGGTCCTTCAAAATCTCAACATCACTTGCTGGAAAAGTCTTAGTCACTGCAATAAGTGTTATCTCATCGACTGACCTGCCCGCACTTTCAGCAGCCTTTGATATCTGCTCACGAACTGCCTCTAAGTTGCCTGCAATCTCACTTCTGCGATCTATAGCCACACCACACCTGCATTTCTTCCCGTGATGTTATGGCGGCGATAGGAGAAATACTCATCATTTTCCAAAGTACAGATTGTTGAAGCTTCATAGGTAACACCGATTGCTACTAAATCTGCAATCAAAGCTCTCGGTAAATCCAACGCCGGGGTTAAGTTGTTAGTCAGAGATGATGCCGCAGGATGCTTAGCAACTACTTCATCGGCTAACTCTTGTGGAACTTCATAACACCGCCCGCAAATAGATGGACCTAACTGGGCATGAATTTGATCTGCACCTAGTGTTCGCATCGCATCGACAGCTTTAACCGCCACTGAATTCATGAGCCCACGCCTGCCAACGTGGACTGCGCCAACAACTGTTGATGATGAGAGCAAAAGCGGAATGCAGTCAGCAACCATCACCGCTAAGGCAATTCCTGGCTCACGTGTAATCAAGGCATCACAGGTTGGGTCATCACCAATACTCTTTACTTCAACAACTTCATCACGATGGACTTGATTCATAAACTGAATAGGTCCAGTAATTTTCGATAGAAGTTCGCGATTACGTGCAACAGTCTCAGCACAATCACCCACATGTTGAGCTAAGTTCAATGACTCATAGGGCGCAAGGCTTGCGCCATTGCGCCTAGTAGTAAAAACGCTAGGCAATTGCCCTTACTTCATGAAGTCTGGAACGTCGATCTCATCCTCGGCGACGAGTTCTTCAAAAGTAACTCGGCGGCGTGGAGTTGATTCAGAATCTAAATCCAAAGCAACTGAGATTGGGTCATTGCTTGGAATTGGATTAGCAACCCCGCCCAAAGTCGCAGCATCAATAACTGGAGTCACAACCTTGCGCGGTTCCCCACCTTCAAAGCCAGCTGCAACAACAGTGATACGAACTTCATCACCTAGAGCATCATCAATTGTTGTTCCGAAGATGAACTTGGCATTTGGGTGAACAGCAGATTGAACTAACTCACAGGCCTCATTGACTTCAAAGAGACCAAGATCAGATCCCCCAGAAACTGAAAGCAAGACTCCCATAGCACCATCAATGGATGCTTCAAGAAGTGGTGAAGAAATAGCTAACTCAGCAGCACGTAGTGCGCGATTTTCTCCCCGTGCAGAACCAATTCCCATTAACGCAGAACCTGCTCCGGACATAACTGCTTTCACATCTGCAAAGTCAAGATTGATTAATCCAGGCTGAGTGATGATCTCTGTAATTCCTTGAACACCAGAGAGTAGAACTTGGTCTGCACTCTTAAAGGCATCTGCCAAAGTAATGGTGCGATCTGAAATCGCAAGAAGGCGATCATTTGGAATAACAATTAAAGTATCAACTTCTGCGCGAAGTGCTTCGATGCCAACATCTGCTTGAGCTGAACGAAGTTTTGCTTCAAATGAGAATGGGCGTGTAACAACACCAATAGTTAGTGCACCAATATCTTTAGCAATCTTTGCAACGACAGGTGCTGCGCCAGTTCCAGTTCCGCCACCTTCTCCTGCGGTAACAAAAACCATATCTGCACCGCGCAAAATTTCTTCAATGTCATCTGCGTGATCAAGTGCTGCTTCGCGTCCCTTATCTGGATCCATACCTGCGCCAAGACCACGTGTTGTTTTTCTACCAATATCTAATTTCACATCTGCATCACTCATTAATAAATGTTGTGCATCTGTGTTAATTGCAATGAACTCAACACCTTTGAGTCCAACATCAATCATGCGATTGATTGCATTTACTCCACCGCCACCAATACCAACAACCTTGATGACTGCCAAATAATTCTGCGGTGAAGCCACTTGTATCCTCCTTGGGAACCATAAACCTCTACTTGAGCCTTATAATTCAACGTTTTCTATAAGGCGAACGTAAAGTGCGCAAGGCTCTTAATCAAACACCGACATGATTTATTTATTGTGTCGTTTAAAAAACTTTATTTAACGATTGGTGCATGTGGTGCAGAGAGATCCATCCTCTTTAACTTTGCATTTTCTGGTTGTTCCAATAAAGCCTTATAAACCTTTGCTTTTAACTCATTCTCTGTTGCAAATCCCCAACGAACTTCGACCTTTCGGCCCTGCACATCAACGTCCATGACATAAGCCCCTGTGCTTCGAACCTTAAGAATCTTTAGATTCGACCTAATCTCCTCCGGTAATGATTTCATGAACTCCACGGCCGCCACGGCAATTTCAACTGAGCCAGCCTGAATCTGTGGCAAAGCGGCTGGCAGCTGGCCCTTAACTACAAAAGCTTTTCCTGAATCATCTATCGCTTGATTTTTGAAGATGGCAACTGGGGTTCTTGATGTAATAGAAATCGTAACTTTGCCTGAAATCCAATTTCTACTCACTTGTGCATCTTGCACAAATGCAAACTTTTCATAGGTCGCTGCAACTGCCCGCGGTTCCACTCGTGCCAGCTTCTCTCCGACCTTAATACTTTGAGGCAATCTTTGATCTGTCCCCGTTACTTCAACAGAGCTGACCGTGAAAAGAGTTGACCAACCCAAGGCATAGGAGGCAGCTCCTACAAAGATCGCGGTAGCAAGTGCTATGAGGCGTTTGTTTTTCATTTATCCGAAACGACGGCTCAGACCGTCAACGATGATGGGTGCCAAAGAACTGACATCTCCTGCGCCAAGAGTGATGATCACATCTTGTGGCTCTGCTGAATCAATAACTGAATCTGTGACCTCAATGAAATTAGGTATGTACTCCCCATGGCTCATTGCATCTGTAATCAAACGGGATGTAACACCGGCAATTGGTTTTTCACTTGCTGCATAGACCTCTAGAACAATCGCTCGATCTGCCATATCGAGCACTTTGGCAAACTGGGATGAAAAAGCTTTAGTTCGTGAATAGCGATGTGGTTGGAAGATAACGATTAAGCGTCCATCACCTGCAAAGCGACGTGCAGCTTTTAATGTCACATCAATCTCTGTTGGGTGATGTCCATAATCATCTATAACTCGGATTCCATGCACTGTTCCCTTGAGTTCAAAGCGTCGTCCTGTGCCCCTAAAGACAGCCAATCCCGTGAGTAATTCAGGGGCAGCAAAACCAAGATTTAATCCTGTTGCAAGTACCGCAGCGGCATTAAGTAAGTTGTGATGGCCTGGTACTTGAAGTTCAATGAAACCAACGACTTTACCCCGCCAAATTGCACGGGCGCGTGAGCCCATTGCCTCTAACTCAATGGAATCTAATCTCAAATCGCACTCTTCGCCAACTCCATAAGAAATCAACGCACACGTTGTAATAGTTGAGGCCAAGGCCTTAGCGCCTTCATCATCTGCGCAGTATGTAAGGAAGCCTTCAGCCTTAATAGTTGCAGCAAAATCTTTAAAGGCTTGGGCGACGTCGGCTGGAGTTGCAAAGAAGTCAACATGATCATGTTCAACATTTGTCACTATTGCGGCATATGGATGATATTCAATAAATGAGCCATCAGATTCATCGGCTTCTGCAACAAAGATTTCACCTGTTCCGCGGTGAGCGTTAGAGCCAGAAGCAGTAATTGTTCCGCCTATTGCAAAAGATGGATCAGCTCCACATGCCTGTAATGCAACAGCCATCATCGAAGATGTTGTGGTCTTGCCATGGGTGCCTGCCACAGCAATACTCTTTGATTCAGACATCAATATTGAAAGTGCGGCAGCGCGTGTAAGAGTCATAAGTTTTAACTCTTGGGCTCGCATAAGTTCTGCGTTAGAAGTTGAAATCGCAGTTGAGTAAACAACTAAATCAGCACCATCCACATTAGCGGCGGCATGCGTTGTTGAAATAGTTGCACCGAGTGCCTGCAGAGCTTTAACCACTGATGAATCTTTAGCATCTGAACCACTGACAGTGATTCCGTGAGAGAGTGAAATACGAGCCAAACCGCTCATACCTGCGCCACCAATGCCAATAAAGTGAACGCGCTTGCCAATCAGAGATTGCAACGTTGGCTTATTCATCGAGCCTCCAGTGCATGCTGGCCTAAAGCTGCGATTTTTAGAGCTGCATCTGCATCTAGCGTTGATCCCTCAAGGGGTGCTGAGTTACTTGAAGCAAGTAGGGCATCAATATGAGTGTGCAAATAGCTGGTTGTGAATTCCTTTTGATCAATAACTTCAGCTCGCCCATCTGCGACTAAACCACGTGCATTGTGGAACTGTTCTCCGTTTCCAATTGGCAGTGGCACAAAAAGAGCGTAACGGCCAAGGGCCCTAAATTCAGCGCAAGTCACTGCCCCACTGCGCGCAATAATCAGGTCAGCAGCTAAATAGGCATCAGCCATCTGGTCCACATATGCCACTGGGCGATAGAGATCAGTAGCTGGTGGCAACACATTTGCACGACCCACTGAATGCATCACGGCAATACCTTTGGTTGAAAACATCGGCACGCCTTGCTCTATCACTTTATTTATTGCAACCGATCCTTGTGATCCGCCCATGACGAAAACCAAAGGTGTAGCAGGACTAAAACCCAAACGAATCTTTGCCTCTGCTCTGGCTTTGTGCCAATCAGCTCCAGCGCTCTTGAGCGCAGCGGCAACATCACTTCGAAGTGGTAAGCCCGTAATCAAAGCTTTACTAAACATGCCTGCGTTAACTCCATGAGCAACTGCTAGATAAGGGGTGAAGAGTGCGCCTAGTCGATTTGCCCATCCAGGCTTTGCATTGGCCTCATGAATAATCGTTGGAACGCCGAGAATGCGAGCTGCGATATAGGCAGGTGCACTGACATAACCACCAAAGCCAATGAGTAAATCTGCACCTTTCAAGAGCGAATGGCAGGCCTTTACTGATGCAACTAAGTCAAAGGGAATATTCAACCAAGAAGGCGAAGGCTTTCTTGAAATTCTAACCTTTGGAATATTGCTAACGCTAAAGCCTGCAGCAGGAATCAAAGTATTTTCTAAACCTTGCGCAGTTCCTAAAAAGCTAATTTCATCTTTTGGATTAGCGCTTTGCCACACACGTGCCACAGCCAGCGCTGGTTCAATGTGGCCTGCGGTGCCCCCGCCAGCAAGAACTATCGAAGCCATTTAGGTATTCCTGTTTTTTCCAGTTCTCTATAAATTGCTGGATCTCTACGGGCCGCACCAATAACAAATGCAATTCCCATATACGTAGCAATCAACGCCGAACCTCCATAGGAAAGTAGTGGCAAAGTTACACCCACCACTGGAAGAACGCTGACTGCAGAGCCGATGTTGAGCACAGTTTGAACACCTATCCAGCACCCAATGCCTGAACAGACATAGCGCACCATGGGATCTTGGGTTCGCAATGCAATTTTAAATATAGAAAACAAAAGTGTTGAAAGCATTAACAAAGTTGCGATAGTTCCAAACAGACCTAACTCTTCACCGATGACAGAGAAAATAAAGTCGGTATGGGCTTCAGGAAGATTTCCCCACTTTTGGCGACTAGCTCCAAGTCCCACACCAAATAAGCCACCACTAGCTAGGCCTAAAAGGCTGTGAGCAGGCTGCCAACCCACTGATTTGTATTGATCTTCAGCAAATGGATTGAGAAAAACCGAGAATCGAGCAACGCGATAAGGAGCCGAAATAATCAATGCTGCAATACCCAAAAATCCCACTGCTGAAATCGCTGCAAATAGTTTGAGGTGGACTCCAGAAACCCAGAGCATTCCTGCCAAAACAAAGGCAAATACTGAAGCTGTTCCTAGATCTTTTCCAAGTAGAACTAAAAAGATACAAAGTAAGAATGCTGGAGCAATCAGTTTAAGAACATTAGCTTGAATGTCTCCAGCGCTCTCTCGTTTAGCCAAAATTGAGCCCGCCCACAAGATCATTAAGAACTTGGCGATTTCACTGGGTTGAACATCAGCAAAGCCAAGTGATATCCAGTTGTTATTACCATTCACACTTTTGCCCACACCAGGCAATTGCACGACAGCAAGTAATCCTACTGAAGCTAGAACACCAAAGCGGGCAAAGAATTTCCATCTAGCTAATGAAAAGCGAGAGAGCACCCATGCCATAGGAAGTGCTAGAACTAAGAATATGAGTTGGCGAAAGAGAATTGCCCACGTTGCGCCCTTGTTTTCAAGAGAGTAAATAGAGGAGGCAGAAAAAACCATGATGAGTCCAAAAATGCTCAAGGCCATCGTGCTGCCAACTAACATGTAATAGAGATTGATGGGGCGTGAGAAAAGCGTGCTTCGCTTTTGTACTTTCATTTGCTCACAACCTTCTTCACTGCCGCAGCAAAGCGATCACCGCGATCGGCATAGGAAACGAATTGATCCATAGAGGCACATGCCGGTGCTAGTAAAACCGTATCCCCTGATTGAGCAAAGCCTTGGGCCGCACTCACTACTTTTTCCATTAACTCCTGCGATGAATTACCATCGATTAGAACACGTGGAACATCTGGGCAGAACTTGATAAGTGCAGCTTCAATGAGAGCTCTATCGGTGCCAATGAGAATGGCAGCTTTAATTCGCTTGGCAGTGCGCTCTACTAACTCTTCCATCGCTGCACCTTTAGCCAATCCCCCAGCAATCCAAATCACTGACTCATGTGAAAGTAGTGATGCAGTCGCCGCATGCGGATTTGTGGCTTTGGAATCATCGACCCAGTTGATTGAATCAGCTGTATGCACTGTTTCAATACGGTGGCGCCCCGGTCTAAAGGCCTTGATTGCACTTCGAATATCTTCATGAGAAACACCAACGGTTCTGGCAAGAGCAGCAGCGGCCAAAGTATTGGAAACATTATGTGGGATTGTTGGTTTTACTTCAGCTAACTCAGCAAACATAGATGCTTCTTGTGGATCTTGAACAAATGCACGATCAACCAGTAGTTCTTCCACCAAGCCAATCTCACCTGGTGCTGGAGTCTCTAAGCTATAAAAGACTTTGCGGCCCTGCCAATGGCTTGAGCGCTTAAGAATTTCACCATCACTTGCATTTAAAACCGCAGTTGTTGCACGATCAAGGATTGTCAGTTTGGCTTTAGCGTAAGCATCAAAGCTTCCATGCCAGTCAATGTGGTCATCGGCAATATTGAGGATTGCACATGCCACAAATTGAGCCTGCTTAGACCAGTGAAGTTGAAAAGAGGAAAGCTCAAGAACTAGTACATCAAAAGCATCACTGCGATCAACGACTTCAATAACAGTTTCACCAACATTGCCACAGGCCGTTGCCTTGAGCCCACCACTTTTTAGCATTGCTGCAACCATTTCAACTGTGGTGGTCTTTCCATTGGTGCCAGTTAATGCCAGCCACTTTTGCCCTGGTGCAATCTCGCTCTTAATCTGCCACGCCAAATCAACTTCATTGAGAAGTGTTAGACCTGCCGACATTGCTGCAACCACCAATGGGTGATCTTGTCGCCAGCCTGGTGAAACGACTACTGAATCAAAATCCTTAATTACTACATTCTTAGCATCAATAACTGTGTGTTCTGATTTAGCAGCTGGGTTTTCATCAGCGATGCTTACAGCAGCACCTCTTTTCACAAGTGATCGGGCAACAGCATTTCCCGTAACACCTGCGCCAAGAATAAGAATTCTCTGGCCATCAAAAGAGAGTGGCATGGTTATTACTTAGCTACCCACTGTGCATAGAACAGACCCAAACCGCCTGCAACGCACAGTCCAGCAATAATCCAGAAACGAATAACAACAGTTATCTCAGCCCAACCCTTTAACTCAAAGTGATGATGTAGCGGTGCCATACGAAAAACACGCTTGCCGCCACTGAGCTTGAAGTAAAGAGTCTGAATCACTACTGACATTGTGACAATAACAAATAGGCCGCCAAGTGGAATCAAAAGCAGTTCCACTCGAAGCGTTGTTGCAAAGCCTGCAATAGCTGCTCCAAGGGCTAGTGATCCAGTGTCTCCCATAATGATTTTGGCAGGTGCGGTGTTCCACCAAAGAAAACCTGTGCAACCTCCAGCAAATGCGGCAGCTAGAACAGCTAGGTCAAGTGGATCTCGAACTTGGTAACAGTTAGCTGTTGTGATCGCATCGATTGAGCAACTTTGACCAAACTCCCATACACCGATTAATACAAAAGCTAGGAAAGTCATGATGGTTGCACCTGTTGCTAAACCATCTAGACCATCAGTCAAATTCACACCATTACTTGCCGACATCACCATCAGGATTACAAAGGCGATAACTAGTCCAGTACCTAGGTAGATTGAAGTTTCTTTAACCGTTGAAAGATATTGCGAAATTGGAGTGAGTTTGTATTGATCAGCAAACTGCAGACCTGCATAACCAAAGACACCAGCAAGTGATGCCTGGGCTAGAAGTTTGTAGCGTCCCTTAAGGCCACGAGAGTTTTGACGTGAAACTTTGAGCCAATCATCAAGAAATCCAACAAAACCTAAACCAACAACTAAGCCAATAACTAATAAGGCCGAAGCCGTTGTAGGGGTACCTGAAATAAGGTGAGCCATGAGATAACCAAAAATTGCTGCAAGGATAAAAATGATGCCGCCCATTGTTGGCGTGCCATGCTTTGTTTTATGTGTTGATGGTCCATCGTCTCGAATGATCTGACCGTAACCACGTGCTGCAAGAATTCGAATGAGAACCTTTGTGCCAAAGAGGGCAAAGGCGAGAGCGAAAGCTCCTGCGATAAGGATCTGTCTCATGAATCGACTCCACTCTTTTCTTTCCAGGCACGTTCTAGTGATTCTGCGAGAACTTCAAAACCTTGCGAACGAGATGCTTTCACTAGAACAACATCACCAGGTGCGAAGTAGTCCACTAAATCAAGAGCTGACTCAATCGTTGGGCGTTGGTGAATCACCATTGCGCCAACAGGTTCTCCATATTCAGGAGCATTGATTTCAACTAGATGATCAATTCCTAATTCAACCGCAAGGGCCCCAATTGCAGCGCTCTGTGGTGCCTGTGTCTGGCCAAGTTCATTCATCTTTCCAACAAAAGCCCATGCAGAACCCCCACGTTCTTGGGCAAAGAGAACAAGTGCGCGCATTGCAGCACTCATCGATTCTGGGTTGGCGTTATAGGCATCATTTATAATGAGTAAATCAGCGCTTTCATGGAGTTCCATGCGCCACTTACTCGATATTTCAGCTGTAGATAAAGAACTAGCAATCAACTCCAACGGCAGTGCTAACGCAGTTCCCACTGCAGCAACTGCAAGTGCATTTGCTACCTGATGGGCTCCCACTGCGCGCATTCCCACGGCATCTCTTCCAGCTGGTGTTACTAGATCAAAGTGTGGTCGTCCTTCGCGCATTTCAATATCGGCAGCGCGCACCTGAATATCTGCTTTTTCACCAAAGAGAATTACTTGGCCTTGATGCTGAGATGCCATCTTAGGTGTGAACTCATCATATGTTCCTAGGATTGCAATCCCGTCTTTATCAAGTGATGCAATCAGCTCACCTTTTGTCTGTGCAATTACTTCACGAGATCCAAACTCACCAATGTGAGCAGTTCCAACGGTGAGAACAACACCAATGTTAGGTTTTGCAATCTCACACAAACGAGCAATATCACCCATATGTCGCGCACCCATTTCAAGGATACAAAAACGAGTGCGATCATCACATTGCAGCAAAGTGATAGGTAGACCTAAGTCATTGTTAAATGATCCAGCAGGAGCAACGGTTGGACCCACTGCGCCCAACATGTGAGTCAACAAATCTTTTGTACTGGTCTTTCCTTGAGAACCAGTAATACCAATGACCACTAGTTTGTCTAAGCGCTTTCTAACAAAAGCTGCCAGGATAGATAGAGCCTCCAGAACATCTTTCACAACAATGCATGGGCCATCAATGCGCTGTGATGTAAGGGAGAACATCGCACCGTTTCGATAAGCATCGGCTGCAAATTCATGTCCATCAGCGTTCTCACCTTTAAGGGCTAAAAAGAAACATCCAGGTGTTGCTAAACGTGAATCAAATACCGGTGCCTTTGAAATCAGTAAATCCCTATCGCACAACAGCTCTCCGCCAACTAATAGGGCGATCTCACCTGCAGTTAAAGTGATCATTTCTTATCTTCAATCGCTTTAGCTAATTCAATGCGATCATCAAATTCATGTACTTTTCCATTAATCTCTTGGCCTTTTTCGTGGCCCTTGCCCAAAACCATCACAACATCGCCGGCTTGGGCCAGATTGACCGCTGCACGAATAGCTTGGGCTCTATCAACGATTACTTCACTAGGTGGCACCACATCTATATCTAAAACCATCTGAACCAGAATCTCTTCAGCTTTCTCAGAACGTGGATTATCACTGGTGTAGATAGCAATGTCAGCGCCTTCATGGAGTGCTTGACCCATCAAGGTGCGCTTTGTTTTATCTCTATCTCCCCCGCAACCGAGCACGGCAATTACTTTTCCATCACTTATCTCAGCTGCAGCTTCCAATACTCGCTTTACAGCATCTGGTGAGTGGGCATAATCAACGAGTGCTGTGAAGTTTTGTCCAAGGCGCACAGCCTCTAATCGCCCAGCAGCGCCGGTGAGTGTTGGCAAGATTGCAGCGATATCAATGGGATCAATTCCACTTTCAACTGCAATGGCAACTGCCATCAAAAGATTGTCATAATTAAATCCGCCATGCAAAGCAGTCTTACCTTCAATAAGAATTCCGCCGCTTCCGCGGATGGAGACTGACGCACCAACATAATCAGAGGCAATCGATGCATAGTGCCACGTGGCGCTTGTATCTAATCGAGACAAAGTAACCACAGGGAGTTCTGTTTGTGCCGCTAGACGCTTTCCATAAGGGTCATCAAGATTGATAACTGCTAAGTCTGCATATTCAAAGGTAAACAGTTTGGCCTTTGCCGCAAAGTAATCTTCCATATCTTTATGAAAATCTAAGTGGTCTTGCGAAAGATTGGTAAATCCGACAACAGCAAAGTGGCTTCCACGAATGCGCTCTAGCGTTATTGCATGGCTTGAAACTTCCATAATCAGATTGCGCATGTGGCGCTCACGCATCACTGCAGAAAGCGCCTGCAAATCAGAGCTTTCAGGGGTAGTGCGCTTACTAGCAATGCTCTCAACGCCAATGCGAGTTTCAACGGTTCCGATTAACCCGCTATCTCTGCCAGCTGCGGTCATGATTTGATGGAGCAAGGTTGTTACAGTGGTTTTGCCATTAGTTCCTGTAACACCAACGCTATAGAGATCTCGCATTGGTTCTGAGTAAAACCAAGCACTGGCTATTCCAGCAGCTCTGCGAGGATTTGTGGAAACAAGAACTGGAACACCTTTTATCTCTTTAGCACCGATGGCATCAGTAAGAACTGCAACTGCTCCACGTGAAATGGCATCGGAGGCAAATTGCGCCCCATGGACCTTTTCACCAGGCAGAGCGATAAAGAGATCTCCCGGTAAAACTGAATCACTAGCTTGGGAAATTCCGCTGACTTCAATACTTTCTAGCTCTTTAAAAGTTGAATCAGCCCCAACTATGGCGCATAGCGCAGAGAGTTTTTTCTGATGGCTAGTTATTGGCCGTTGCATCCTGGGCCTTCTTTGCAGCTAACGCTTTTTTATCCAAAGGAATTGGTTCAAATGCTGTGCCAGTCGGTGCAATATGGCGAGACTGTAAAACAAATGACATTACTTTCTTAAATACTGGCCCACCTAGAACGCCGCCCCAGTGCATTCCTTTTGGATCTTGAATTGTTACGCTGATTACATAGGCAGGATTATCTGCTGGTGCAAAGCCGATAAATGAAGCGGTGTATCCGCGGTAGCAACCGCATGTGTCATCAATGCGCTGTGCTGTACCAGTCTTACCTGCCACGCGATAACCAGGAATCGCTGCACTTGGAGCAGTTCCATTTCCAGAAACAAC
This DNA window, taken from Candidatus Planktophila vernalis, encodes the following:
- a CDS encoding UDP-N-acetylglucosamine--N-acetylmuramyl-(pentapeptide) pyrophosphoryl-undecaprenol N-acetylglucosamine transferase, whose protein sequence is MASIVLAGGGTAGHIEPALAVARVWQSANPKDEISFLGTAQGLENTLIPAAGFSVSNIPKVRISRKPSPSWLNIPFDLVASVKACHSLLKGADLLIGFGGYVSAPAYIAARILGVPTIIHEANAKPGWANRLGALFTPYLAVAHGVNAGMFSKALITGLPLRSDVAAALKSAGADWHKARAEAKIRLGFSPATPLVFVMGGSQGSVAINKVIEQGVPMFSTKGIAVMHSVGRANVLPPATDLYRPVAYVDQMADAYLAADLIIARSGAVTCAEFRALGRYALFVPLPIGNGEQFHNARGLVADGRAEVIDQKEFTTSYLHTHIDALLASSNSAPLEGSTLDADAALKIAALGQHALEAR
- the ftsW gene encoding putative lipid II flippase FtsW produces the protein MKVQKRSTLFSRPINLYYMLVGSTMALSIFGLIMVFSASSIYSLENKGATWAILFRQLIFLVLALPMAWVLSRFSLARWKFFARFGVLASVGLLAVVQLPGVGKSVNGNNNWISLGFADVQPSEIAKFLMILWAGSILAKRESAGDIQANVLKLIAPAFLLCIFLVLLGKDLGTASVFAFVLAGMLWVSGVHLKLFAAISAVGFLGIAALIISAPYRVARFSVFLNPFAEDQYKSVGWQPAHSLLGLASGGLFGVGLGASRQKWGNLPEAHTDFIFSVIGEELGLFGTIATLLMLSTLLFSIFKIALRTQDPMVRYVCSGIGCWIGVQTVLNIGSAVSVLPVVGVTLPLLSYGGSALIATYMGIAFVIGAARRDPAIYRELEKTGIPKWLR
- the murD gene encoding UDP-N-acetylmuramoyl-L-alanine--D-glutamate ligase, which gives rise to MPLSFDGQRILILGAGVTGNAVARSLVKRGAAVSIADENPAAKSEHTVIDAKNVVIKDFDSVVVSPGWRQDHPLVVAAMSAGLTLLNEVDLAWQIKSEIAPGQKWLALTGTNGKTTTVEMVAAMLKSGGLKATACGNVGETVIEVVDRSDAFDVLVLELSSFQLHWSKQAQFVACAILNIADDHIDWHGSFDAYAKAKLTILDRATTAVLNASDGEILKRSSHWQGRKVFYSLETPAPGEIGLVEELLVDRAFVQDPQEASMFAELAEVKPTIPHNVSNTLAAAALARTVGVSHEDIRSAIKAFRPGRHRIETVHTADSINWVDDSKATNPHAATASLLSHESVIWIAGGLAKGAAMEELVERTAKRIKAAILIGTDRALIEAALIKFCPDVPRVLIDGNSSQELMEKVVSAAQGFAQSGDTVLLAPACASMDQFVSYADRGDRFAAAVKKVVSK
- the mraY gene encoding phospho-N-acetylmuramoyl-pentapeptide-transferase, which encodes MRQILIAGAFALAFALFGTKVLIRILAARGYGQIIRDDGPSTHKTKHGTPTMGGIIFILAAIFGYLMAHLISGTPTTASALLVIGLVVGLGFVGFLDDWLKVSRQNSRGLKGRYKLLAQASLAGVFGYAGLQFADQYKLTPISQYLSTVKETSIYLGTGLVIAFVILMVMSASNGVNLTDGLDGLATGATIMTFLAFVLIGVWEFGQSCSIDAITTANCYQVRDPLDLAVLAAAFAGGCTGFLWWNTAPAKIIMGDTGSLALGAAIAGFATTLRVELLLIPLGGLFVIVTMSVVIQTLYFKLSGGKRVFRMAPLHHHFELKGWAEITVVIRFWIIAGLCVAGGLGLFYAQWVAK